Proteins co-encoded in one Flavobacterium sp. M31R6 genomic window:
- a CDS encoding porin family protein, with protein MKKIIILILLTITIKGSAQNSKSIFSKDPIINLENWQKKKIYFGFFLGFNTYDFKIDYKKMETDPRYSSDIQTDNTVGFNVGLVTNLRLMEYLDLRFEPGLYYSNRTLHYPPTVGFDSPNDAIRDINSTYINFPLLLKFSSLRTGNVRPYLLGGVSANLNLSSNAKSLDDNQEERFRVKSWTTNYELGFGIDIFSEYFIFSPSIRGQFGISDELIRDKDPNSPWTSNIESMKSRGFLINFTFH; from the coding sequence ATGAAAAAAATAATTATACTAATTCTATTGACCATAACCATAAAAGGAAGTGCACAGAATTCGAAAAGTATTTTCAGTAAGGATCCTATTATAAATTTAGAAAATTGGCAAAAGAAAAAAATTTATTTCGGTTTTTTTTTAGGATTTAACACTTATGATTTTAAAATAGATTATAAAAAAATGGAAACTGATCCAAGATATTCGTCAGATATCCAGACTGATAATACGGTAGGATTCAACGTTGGATTAGTGACCAATTTAAGATTGATGGAATATTTGGATTTGCGTTTCGAGCCAGGACTTTATTATTCCAATAGAACATTACATTATCCTCCAACTGTTGGTTTTGACAGTCCAAATGATGCAATTAGAGATATAAACAGCACTTATATCAATTTTCCTTTATTGTTAAAATTCTCTTCTCTTCGAACTGGAAATGTTCGCCCCTATTTATTGGGTGGAGTGTCAGCAAATTTAAATTTGTCCAGTAATGCAAAATCTTTGGATGACAATCAAGAAGAACGATTTAGGGTGAAAAGCTGGACTACCAATTATGAGTTGGGTTTTGGGATTGATATTTTTTCAGAATACTTTATATTCTCTCCATCGATTCGAGGCCAATTCGGTATTTCTGACGAATTAATACGTGACAAGGACCCGAACAGTCCTTGGACAAGTAATATTGAGTCTATGAAATCCCGAGGCTTTTTGATTAATTTCACCTTTCATTAG
- the ubiE gene encoding bifunctional demethylmenaquinone methyltransferase/2-methoxy-6-polyprenyl-1,4-benzoquinol methylase UbiE — protein MPKEITPYKDSSLSKKEQVAKMFDTISGNYDNLNRVISFGVDVKWRKKVLKLVAETNPENVLDIATGTGDLAILMAQTKAKKIIGLDISAGMLEIGKSKIEERKLSQTIEMVLGDSENMPFEDHFFDAITVAFGVRNFEHLEKGLAEILRVLKPGGIFVILETSVPDKTPYKQGYSFYTKNILPLIGKLFSKDDVAYGYLSESAASFPYGEALNNILRKTGFINVNAMPQTFGVATIYSASKK, from the coding sequence ATGCCAAAAGAAATCACACCTTATAAAGACTCTTCACTTAGTAAAAAAGAACAAGTTGCCAAAATGTTTGATACTATTTCAGGTAACTATGACAACCTTAACCGAGTTATATCGTTTGGTGTCGATGTTAAATGGAGAAAAAAAGTATTGAAATTGGTTGCTGAGACCAATCCAGAAAATGTTTTAGATATTGCAACAGGAACTGGTGATCTTGCTATTTTGATGGCGCAAACCAAAGCTAAAAAAATTATTGGACTTGATATTTCGGCTGGAATGCTTGAAATAGGGAAGAGTAAAATTGAGGAAAGAAAACTGTCCCAAACAATTGAAATGGTATTGGGAGATTCCGAAAACATGCCTTTTGAAGATCATTTTTTTGATGCTATAACTGTAGCATTCGGGGTTCGAAATTTTGAACACCTTGAAAAAGGGTTAGCTGAAATTCTGAGAGTACTAAAACCAGGCGGGATTTTTGTTATTTTGGAAACTTCCGTGCCTGACAAAACACCATACAAACAAGGATATAGTTTTTATACCAAAAATATTTTACCGTTGATTGGAAAGCTGTTTTCAAAGGATGATGTTGCCTATGGTTATTTATCCGAATCGGCTGCTTCTTTTCCTTATGGGGAAGCATTAAACAATATTTTAAGAAAAACTGGGTTTATAAATGTGAACGCAATGCCACAAACCTTTGGAGTTGCAACCATTTACTCAGCTTCTAAAAAATAA
- a CDS encoding dihydrofolate reductase yields MIIMIAAVAENNALGKNNELVWHLPNDFKRFKSLTTGHHIIMGRKTFESFPKPLPNRTHVVITRNKNYNPEGCIVVDSIEKAISICPENETSFIIGGGEIYNLGLPFADQLEITRVHHSFDADAFFPEINSDDWKEIQTEFNPIDEKHQFAYTYQTLVKV; encoded by the coding sequence ATGATTATTATGATTGCTGCCGTGGCAGAAAATAATGCCCTCGGAAAAAATAATGAGCTAGTCTGGCATTTACCCAATGATTTTAAAAGATTCAAATCCTTAACTACAGGGCATCATATAATAATGGGAAGAAAGACTTTTGAAAGTTTTCCAAAGCCACTTCCTAATAGAACTCATGTTGTTATAACAAGAAATAAAAATTATAACCCGGAAGGCTGTATTGTAGTGGATAGTATCGAAAAAGCAATTTCAATTTGTCCGGAAAATGAAACTTCGTTTATTATTGGAGGCGGGGAGATTTATAATTTGGGACTTCCATTTGCAGATCAACTTGAAATTACAAGAGTACATCATAGCTTTGATGCGGATGCTTTTTTTCCCGAAATCAATTCCGATGATTGGAAAGAAATTCAAACAGAATTTAATCCCATAGACGAGAAACACCAATTTGCTTATACCTACCAAACATTGGTTAAAGTATAA
- a CDS encoding 2TM domain-containing protein yields MEKELHEQYEYARNRIKQKKRLYYHFVFLTLSSIFLIAAIYFFDTGFNIHWCIWGITLWLFFFILHFIKVFITDRFMNKNWERDQIDRLVALQQKKIEQLKSKIEETNSK; encoded by the coding sequence ATGGAAAAAGAATTACACGAACAATATGAGTATGCCAGAAACCGAATAAAGCAAAAGAAAAGATTATACTATCATTTCGTTTTCTTGACATTGTCCAGTATTTTTTTGATTGCGGCAATTTATTTTTTTGATACAGGATTTAATATACATTGGTGTATTTGGGGGATTACCTTATGGTTGTTCTTTTTTATTTTGCATTTCATTAAAGTTTTTATAACAGATCGTTTTATGAATAAAAATTGGGAGAGAGATCAGATTGATCGATTAGTAGCTTTACAGCAAAAAAAAATAGAGCAATTGAAATCTAAAATTGAAGAAACTAATTCTAAATAA
- a CDS encoding isoamylase early set domain-containing protein, translating to MSIKKQFIKTKPVCKVTFSVEAKEANQVSVIGDFNDWKLEEGALSKLKNGTFKGSFDLNKDSAYEFKYVIDGAYVNEPEADSFKWNDFAGAENSVLVV from the coding sequence ATGTCTATAAAAAAACAATTTATAAAAACTAAGCCCGTTTGTAAGGTCACGTTTTCCGTAGAAGCAAAAGAAGCTAATCAAGTATCTGTAATTGGTGATTTCAATGATTGGAAATTAGAAGAAGGAGCCTTAAGTAAATTAAAAAATGGAACTTTTAAAGGATCTTTTGACTTAAATAAAGATTCAGCATACGAGTTCAAATATGTAATTGACGGTGCTTATGTAAATGAGCCGGAAGCCGATTCATTCAAGTGGAATGATTTCGCGGGAGCCGAAAACAGTGTATTGGTTGTATAA
- a CDS encoding thymidylate synthase has protein sequence MKQYLDLVQHIMHNGCQKGDRTGTGTKSVFGYQMRFDLSEGFPMVTTKKLHLKSIIYELLWFLKGDTNVKYLQENGVKIWDAWADSNGDLGPVYGHQWRNWNSEEIDQISQLIVELKTNPNSRRMLISAWNPSVLPDTTKSFEENVANNKAALPPCHAFFQFYVASPDESKGETKGKLSCQLYQRSADVFLGVPFNIASYALLTMMIAQVCDLEVGEFIHTFGDAHIYNNHFEQLELQLTREPKPLPKMILNPNIKNIFDFDFEDFTLEGYEPHALIKGSVAV, from the coding sequence ATGAAGCAATACTTAGACTTGGTACAACATATTATGCATAATGGTTGTCAAAAAGGAGATCGCACCGGAACTGGTACAAAAAGCGTATTTGGTTATCAAATGCGGTTTGATTTGAGTGAAGGGTTTCCAATGGTAACTACAAAAAAATTACACCTAAAATCGATTATATATGAATTGCTTTGGTTTCTTAAAGGAGATACCAATGTCAAATATCTTCAAGAAAACGGAGTCAAAATATGGGACGCCTGGGCGGATAGTAATGGTGATTTAGGTCCTGTTTATGGTCACCAATGGCGTAATTGGAATAGTGAGGAAATTGACCAAATTAGCCAGCTTATTGTTGAATTAAAAACAAATCCAAACAGCCGAAGAATGTTAATTTCGGCTTGGAATCCATCGGTTTTGCCAGATACAACAAAGTCATTTGAGGAGAATGTTGCCAATAATAAAGCTGCATTGCCTCCATGTCATGCCTTTTTCCAGTTTTATGTAGCTTCTCCAGATGAATCCAAAGGAGAGACTAAAGGAAAACTTTCCTGTCAATTGTATCAACGAAGTGCTGATGTCTTTTTGGGAGTTCCTTTTAATATAGCTTCTTATGCATTGTTAACGATGATGATCGCACAAGTTTGTGACCTTGAAGTAGGTGAATTTATACACACATTTGGCGATGCACATATATACAATAACCATTTTGAGCAACTCGAGTTACAACTTACTCGTGAACCAAAACCATTGCCGAAAATGATTTTAAATCCGAATATAAAAAACATTTTCGATTTTGATTTTGAGGATTTTACACTAGAAGGATATGAGCCACATGCTCTAATCAAGGGAAGTGTTGCTGTATAA
- a CDS encoding bifunctional nuclease family protein, giving the protein MSLVKLSIKGISYSQTQNGAYALILNEVDGERKLPIVIGAFEAQSIAIALEKEIKPPRPLTHDLFKNFAERFDIVVKQVIIHKLVDGVFYSSIICERDKIEEIIDARTSDAIALAIRFNAPIFTYKNILDKAGIFLKANPLETDTPNEMDDILSNPETFGSTESNESGSTYSNHTLQELNELLEQAVEHEDYEKAAKIRDEISKRES; this is encoded by the coding sequence ATGAGCTTAGTTAAATTATCTATTAAAGGAATTTCATACAGTCAAACTCAAAATGGCGCTTACGCGTTGATCTTAAATGAGGTTGATGGGGAAAGAAAATTGCCTATCGTTATTGGCGCGTTCGAGGCTCAGTCTATCGCAATTGCTTTGGAGAAAGAAATTAAGCCGCCCCGTCCTTTGACACATGATTTGTTTAAAAATTTTGCAGAGCGATTTGATATTGTGGTAAAACAAGTGATTATTCACAAATTGGTAGATGGTGTTTTTTATTCCAGCATTATTTGCGAAAGAGATAAAATAGAAGAAATAATTGATGCCAGAACTTCGGATGCCATTGCTTTAGCCATTCGATTCAATGCTCCTATTTTTACCTATAAAAACATTTTGGATAAAGCGGGAATTTTCTTGAAGGCGAACCCTCTTGAAACGGATACACCTAATGAAATGGACGATATTCTTTCTAATCCTGAAACTTTTGGAAGCACCGAAAGCAATGAATCGGGCAGTACTTATTCTAATCATACTTTGCAGGAATTAAATGAATTGCTGGAACAAGCGGTGGAGCATGAAGATTATGAAAAAGCGGCTAAAATCCGTGATGAAATTTCCAAAAGAGAATCATAA
- a CDS encoding electron transfer flavoprotein subunit alpha/FixB family protein — protein MSILIYAESAEGKFKKVALELASYAKKVAESLGTTVTAVTVNAGDVSELSKYGVDKVLKVNNDKLAGFTAKAYADVIKQAAQKEAAKVVLLSSTTDSIYLSSLVAVALEAGFASNVVGLPVSTSPFQVKRTAFSNKAFNITEINTDVKVLALAKNSYGIFESASSLTEEDFNPTIGDADFGVKVVSVEKVSGKVSIADADIVVSAGRGLKGPENWGMIEELASVLGAATACSKPVSDLGWRPHGEHVGQTGKPVATNLYIAIGISGAIQHIAGINSSKVKVVINSDPEAPFFKVADYGIVGDAFEIVPQLITKLKAFKEQHS, from the coding sequence ATGTCAATATTAATATATGCAGAATCTGCAGAAGGAAAATTTAAAAAAGTAGCATTAGAATTAGCTTCTTATGCCAAAAAAGTAGCCGAATCATTAGGAACAACAGTTACGGCAGTTACTGTAAATGCAGGAGACGTTTCTGAGTTGTCAAAATACGGCGTTGACAAAGTTTTAAAAGTGAATAATGATAAATTAGCTGGTTTTACTGCCAAAGCGTATGCTGATGTTATCAAGCAAGCTGCTCAGAAAGAGGCTGCTAAAGTGGTTTTATTGTCTTCTACAACAGATAGTATTTACCTATCTTCATTAGTAGCTGTAGCATTAGAGGCTGGTTTTGCTTCAAATGTGGTAGGTTTGCCGGTAAGTACTTCTCCTTTTCAAGTAAAAAGAACCGCTTTTTCAAACAAAGCTTTTAATATTACCGAAATCAATACCGACGTAAAAGTTTTGGCACTTGCCAAAAATTCTTATGGTATTTTTGAAAGCGCTTCATCATTAACAGAAGAGGATTTTAATCCAACCATCGGAGATGCTGATTTTGGAGTAAAAGTAGTTTCTGTTGAAAAAGTTTCAGGAAAAGTTTCTATCGCCGATGCTGATATCGTTGTTTCTGCAGGACGTGGTCTTAAAGGGCCTGAGAACTGGGGAATGATTGAAGAATTAGCTTCTGTTCTTGGAGCTGCAACTGCTTGTTCAAAACCAGTGTCCGATTTAGGATGGAGACCTCACGGTGAACACGTTGGTCAAACTGGAAAGCCAGTTGCTACCAATTTATATATTGCCATTGGAATCTCTGGAGCTATTCAACATATCGCGGGTATCAACTCTTCTAAAGTAAAAGTGGTTATCAACAGTGATCCGGAAGCTCCTTTCTTTAAAGTTGCAGATTATGGAATTGTAGGAGATGCATTCGAAATTGTGCCACAATTAATCACCAAATTAAAAGCTTTTAAAGAACAACATTCGTAA
- a CDS encoding electron transfer flavoprotein subunit beta/FixA family protein, with protein sequence MKILVCISHVPDTTSKINFTNGDAEFDTNGVQYVINPNDEFGLTRAIWFQEQQGATVTVVNVGGPDTEPTLRKALAIGANEAIRVNANPTDGFFVAKQLAEVIKNGGYDVVIAGKESLDYNGGMVPGMIAGILGYNFLNSCTGITVDGTSVTAVREIDGGKETVSSSLPIVLGAQKGIVEEKDLRIPNMRGIMTARTKVLTILEPVEAAINTKAVKFEKPAPKSAVKLISADNLDELINLLHNEAKVI encoded by the coding sequence ATGAAAATATTAGTTTGCATCAGCCACGTTCCTGATACTACTTCAAAAATCAATTTCACTAACGGAGACGCTGAGTTTGATACCAATGGGGTTCAATATGTAATTAATCCAAATGACGAATTTGGTCTAACCCGTGCTATTTGGTTCCAAGAACAACAAGGCGCTACAGTTACCGTAGTGAATGTTGGAGGACCAGATACAGAACCAACTTTGAGAAAAGCATTGGCTATAGGTGCCAATGAAGCCATTCGTGTCAATGCAAATCCTACAGATGGTTTTTTTGTAGCTAAACAATTGGCCGAAGTAATTAAAAACGGAGGTTATGATGTTGTGATTGCAGGTAAAGAATCATTAGACTATAATGGCGGAATGGTTCCTGGAATGATTGCTGGAATTTTAGGATATAACTTCTTAAACTCTTGTACAGGTATCACAGTTGATGGGACCAGCGTAACTGCCGTTCGTGAAATAGATGGTGGAAAAGAAACTGTAAGCTCTTCATTGCCTATTGTTTTAGGTGCACAAAAAGGAATTGTAGAGGAGAAAGATTTGCGTATTCCAAACATGAGAGGAATTATGACTGCCAGAACAAAAGTATTAACAATCCTTGAACCAGTTGAGGCTGCTATAAATACCAAAGCGGTGAAGTTTGAAAAACCAGCTCCAAAATCGGCGGTGAAATTAATTTCAGCTGATAATTTGGATGAATTAATTAATTTATTGCACAACGAAGCGAAAGTAATCTAG
- a CDS encoding pyruvate dehydrogenase complex E1 component subunit beta: MRTIQFREAICEAMSEEMRRDESIYLMGEEVAEYNGAYKASKGMLAEFGEKRVIDTPIAELGFTGIAVGSAMNGCRPIVEYMTFNFCLVGIDQIINNAAKMRQMTGGQFNVPIVFRGPTASAGQLGATHSQAIENWFANTPGLKVVVPSNVYDAKGLLKSAIRDNDPVIFMESEQMYGDKGEVPDGEYTIPIGVADIKREGTDVTIVSFGKIIKEAYIAADELAKEGISCEIIDLRTVRPMDKDAILTSVKKTNRLVILEEAWPFASVSSEIAFLVQEQAFDFLDAPIQRITTADTPAPYSPVLLKEWLPNSADVVKAVKKVLYK; the protein is encoded by the coding sequence ATGAGAACGATACAATTTAGAGAGGCCATTTGTGAAGCAATGAGCGAAGAAATGCGTCGCGATGAGTCCATATACTTAATGGGTGAAGAGGTAGCAGAGTATAATGGTGCCTACAAAGCATCTAAAGGAATGCTTGCCGAATTTGGTGAAAAAAGAGTAATTGACACGCCAATCGCCGAGCTTGGTTTTACTGGAATTGCAGTTGGATCTGCAATGAATGGATGTCGCCCGATCGTTGAGTATATGACTTTCAACTTTTGTTTGGTTGGAATTGATCAAATTATAAATAATGCTGCCAAAATGCGTCAGATGACTGGTGGGCAGTTTAATGTGCCTATCGTTTTTCGTGGACCTACAGCTTCGGCAGGACAATTGGGAGCAACACACTCACAAGCAATCGAGAACTGGTTTGCCAATACTCCAGGGCTGAAAGTTGTGGTTCCATCCAATGTTTATGATGCCAAAGGTTTATTGAAATCGGCTATTCGTGATAATGACCCAGTCATTTTCATGGAATCAGAACAAATGTACGGTGATAAAGGAGAAGTTCCAGATGGTGAGTACACTATTCCAATTGGAGTTGCCGATATCAAACGTGAAGGAACGGATGTAACGATTGTTTCTTTCGGAAAAATTATCAAAGAAGCTTATATCGCTGCTGATGAATTGGCAAAAGAAGGTATTTCATGTGAAATAATTGACTTGAGAACTGTTCGTCCAATGGATAAAGATGCGATTTTGACTTCGGTTAAAAAAACAAACCGTTTGGTAATTCTTGAGGAGGCTTGGCCTTTTGCAAGTGTATCTTCCGAGATTGCTTTCTTGGTTCAAGAACAAGCTTTTGATTTCCTTGATGCGCCAATACAACGTATCACAACTGCTGATACTCCAGCCCCATATTCTCCAGTACTATTGAAAGAATGGTTGCCAAATTCTGCAGATGTTGTGAAAGCGGTTAAGAAAGTATTATACAAATAA
- a CDS encoding DUF5686 and carboxypeptidase-like regulatory domain-containing protein, with translation MKKILTVIVLFLFAAASQIFAQTKVSGIVVDKSKQPVPFANVVFKNSSTGTVTNEDGRFYMESPNTYTTLVISSVGFSEKEITLTKSVNYNFTIELSEQESLKEVVVYTGKTSKKNNPALDILRKIWAKKRKNGLYQFDQYQMEKYEKVEFDINSIDSAYRKQKIFKGMEFIFDHVDTSKVTGKTYLPIFVNEALIDVYGDNKIPKVKEITKANKTSGFEGNQQILSFIKDLYSDYNIYNNYIALFDKSFTSPLSTTGIDVYNYVLRDSAYIDKKWCYNIVFYPRRKNELTFKGDFWVNDTTFAIKKINMAVTKSANINWVKDIYVEQEFDVLNDSIFLLTKDYLMSDFAANKKEKSKGVYGKRTTYYQNHKFNIEKPAKFYKEEVNFIDNEVYKKSDEYWEQNRFEKLTKDEEGVYKMLDTLNTVPAFKRLTDLVTILASGYINYEGFDFGPIFSSFGYNEVEGFRIQLGGRTYFGPNDTWRVQGFTAYGFQDQKFKYGFAGKWMIEKKNRIIISGGNRRDIEQLGASLTTTNDILARNFGSSAFFTTGSNGKLTNIGLTNVYIAMEPIKNLTFQTGLTYKTLESASPVFSLDYYTTLPSVANPAGIVKSTTTQSEFNIQAEYTPNRRTIAYGVERSIASSPYTTLFVNYSQGYKGIINSDFNYKKIEIYYKQPIIIGPLGRTNLILELGKTFGTVPLGLLSIVPGNQTFFTIENTFSNLNYYEFITDKYATFQWNHDFNGRLFARVPFMRKLNWREFVGVKAAYGTVSDANRAINASGVVYTAPENPYWEYNVGIGNIFKVFRLDFSWRGNYLDTPNANKFAVKGSFGFYF, from the coding sequence ATGAAGAAAATCCTAACGGTTATTGTCTTGTTTTTATTTGCAGCTGCAAGCCAAATTTTTGCTCAAACAAAAGTGAGTGGTATTGTTGTTGACAAATCCAAACAGCCTGTTCCATTTGCCAATGTAGTCTTTAAAAACTCCAGTACTGGAACTGTCACCAACGAAGATGGACGTTTTTATATGGAGTCCCCAAATACCTATACTACGTTAGTAATAAGCTCAGTTGGTTTTTCTGAAAAAGAAATCACCCTTACCAAATCTGTCAATTATAATTTCACAATTGAATTAAGCGAACAGGAAAGCTTGAAAGAAGTGGTTGTCTATACGGGTAAAACTTCCAAAAAGAACAATCCGGCACTTGATATTCTGAGAAAAATTTGGGCAAAAAAGCGCAAAAATGGTCTTTATCAATTTGACCAATACCAAATGGAGAAGTATGAAAAAGTAGAATTTGACATTAATTCTATTGATAGTGCCTATAGAAAACAAAAGATTTTCAAAGGCATGGAATTCATTTTCGACCATGTTGACACTTCAAAAGTAACGGGAAAAACCTATTTGCCTATTTTTGTTAATGAAGCCTTGATAGATGTATATGGCGACAATAAAATTCCCAAAGTAAAAGAGATTACCAAAGCCAATAAAACTTCGGGTTTTGAAGGAAATCAGCAAATTTTATCTTTCATAAAAGATCTGTATTCTGATTATAATATCTACAATAATTACATTGCCTTATTTGACAAATCCTTTACCAGTCCTCTTTCAACAACAGGGATCGATGTTTATAATTATGTATTGAGAGACAGCGCCTATATTGATAAAAAATGGTGCTACAATATTGTTTTTTACCCAAGACGAAAAAACGAACTGACTTTCAAAGGCGATTTTTGGGTGAATGATACCACATTTGCGATCAAAAAAATCAACATGGCCGTTACCAAAAGTGCCAACATCAACTGGGTAAAGGATATTTATGTCGAACAAGAATTTGATGTCTTGAACGATTCCATTTTTTTGTTGACCAAAGACTACCTGATGTCAGATTTTGCCGCTAACAAAAAAGAAAAATCAAAAGGAGTCTACGGAAAGAGAACGACCTATTATCAAAATCACAAATTCAACATCGAAAAACCCGCTAAATTCTACAAGGAAGAAGTGAATTTTATCGACAATGAAGTTTACAAAAAAAGTGACGAATATTGGGAACAAAATCGTTTTGAAAAATTAACCAAAGACGAAGAAGGCGTTTATAAAATGCTCGACACCTTGAACACGGTCCCCGCGTTTAAGAGACTTACCGACTTGGTAACAATACTCGCCAGTGGATACATAAATTATGAAGGATTTGATTTTGGCCCTATTTTCTCCAGCTTCGGATACAATGAGGTCGAGGGGTTCAGAATTCAATTGGGTGGGCGAACCTATTTTGGACCGAATGACACATGGCGCGTACAAGGATTTACTGCCTATGGCTTTCAAGATCAAAAATTCAAGTATGGTTTTGCTGGAAAATGGATGATTGAAAAGAAAAACCGAATTATTATTTCCGGAGGAAACAGGCGTGATATCGAACAGTTGGGAGCCAGCCTGACCACAACCAATGATATATTGGCCAGAAATTTTGGTTCTTCCGCCTTTTTCACAACGGGATCCAACGGTAAATTAACCAATATAGGATTGACCAATGTCTATATTGCAATGGAACCTATAAAAAACTTGACCTTTCAAACGGGACTAACATACAAAACGCTGGAATCGGCTTCGCCTGTTTTTAGTCTAGATTATTATACCACTTTACCCTCGGTGGCAAATCCTGCCGGTATTGTAAAAAGCACCACTACACAATCGGAGTTTAACATTCAAGCTGAGTACACACCCAATAGAAGAACTATTGCTTATGGTGTTGAAAGAAGCATAGCTAGCAGTCCATACACTACTTTATTTGTCAATTACAGTCAAGGTTACAAAGGAATTATCAATAGCGATTTTAATTATAAAAAAATCGAAATATATTACAAACAGCCTATCATTATTGGTCCGCTTGGTCGTACCAATCTGATATTGGAACTTGGAAAAACTTTCGGCACAGTTCCTCTGGGATTGCTGAGCATTGTACCGGGTAACCAGACCTTTTTTACTATTGAGAATACCTTCAGTAATCTTAATTATTACGAATTTATCACTGATAAGTATGCTACATTTCAATGGAATCACGATTTCAACGGACGGTTATTTGCCAGAGTACCTTTTATGCGAAAACTAAATTGGAGAGAATTTGTAGGTGTAAAAGCCGCTTACGGAACCGTTTCGGATGCTAATAGAGCTATAAATGCTTCGGGAGTTGTCTATACGGCCCCCGAGAACCCATATTGGGAATACAACGTGGGAATTGGGAATATCTTTAAGGTGTTCCGATTGGATTTTTCTTGGAGAGGTAATTATCTTGACACACCAAATGCGAATAAATTTGCCGTAAAAGGCTCGTTTGGATTCTATTTCTAG